The Salmo salar unplaced genomic scaffold, Ssal_v3.1, whole genome shotgun sequence genome includes a window with the following:
- the LOC123733129 gene encoding zinc finger protein 391-like, with amino-acid sequence MSSLNYSPPVKEEEVCWTEKEALGLNIVVKEEKEEEDVTVKQEVEGEAVTVKEEEKDVSVKEEDAFRVKEEEDVTVKEEEEVKEEDVVFEVKEGKQGERTVILTEESGDLITTREGPDSHSDSRETPSGEPDPETPKPARQHHCSQCGKSFKWLRNLKVHERTHTGENPYECSHCGKSFTKLGNLKEHERTHTREKSFQCSQCGKRFTQLRYLKQHEEIHTEDRKTYHCSQCGKIFTGLGNLKIHMRRHSGEKPYHCSHGVKSFTQLGSLKPHERGHTGEKPYHCSHCGRNFRWYASLKEHERIHTGEKPYHCSNSENSFTHRGSLKAHERIHSGEKPYKCSRCEKSFTRLGSLKKHERTHTGEKPFQHTNTQEEKTYHCSHCENTFSQSEDLKSHERIERLCSDLCF; translated from the exons atgagctccctaaactactcccctcctgttaaagaagaggaggtctgctggacggagaaagaagctctggggctgaacattgtcgtgaaagaggagaaggaagaggaggatgtcacagtaaaacaagaagtagagggtgaagctgttacagtgaaagaagaagagaaagacgtttcagtgaaagaagaagatgcgttcagagtgaaagaggaggaggatgttacagtaaaagaagaggaagaggtgaaagaggaggatgtagTTTTTGAAGTGAAGGaggggaaacagggagagagaactgtcatattgacagaggagtcaggagatctgattaccacca GAGAGGGACcagactctcactctgacagcAGGGAGACTCCTTCAggggaaccagacccagagacgcccaaaccagcgagacaacaccactgttcccagtgtggaaagagttttaagtGGTTAAGGAACCTGAAAGTACATGAGAGAACGCATACAGGAGAAAACCCTTACGaatgctcccactgtggaaagagttttaccaagttagggaacctaaaagagcatgagaggacacacacaagagaaaagagtttccaatgttcccagtgtggaaagaggttTACCCAGTTACGGTACCTGAAACAACATGAAGAAATACACACAGAAGATAGGAAGACctaccactgctctcagtgtggaaagatatTTACTGGGTTAGGGAACCTGAAAATACATATGAGAAGACACTCTGGAGAGAAGCCGTACCACTGTTCCCACGGTgtaaagagttttactcagttagggagcctgaaacCACATGAGAGgggacacactggagagaagccttatcactgttcccactgtggaagGAATTTTAGGTGGTATGCGAGCCTGAaggagcatgagagaatacacacaggagaaaagccttaccactgttccAATAGTGAAAATAGTTTTACCCATCGAGGGAGCCTGAAagcgcatgagagaatacactcaggagaaaagccttacaaaTGTTCCCGATGTGAAAAGAGTTTTACCCGGTTAGGGAGCTTGAAAaagcatgagagaacacacacaggagaaaagcctttccaacatactaatacacaggaggagaagacataccactgctctcattgtgaaaatacattttcccagtcagaggacctgaaatcacacgagagaatagagaggctgtgttctgacttatgtttttga